From Macaca mulatta isolate MMU2019108-1 chromosome 1, T2T-MMU8v2.0, whole genome shotgun sequence, the proteins below share one genomic window:
- the C1H1orf162 gene encoding transmembrane protein C1orf162 homolog, whose protein sequence is MGGISSTSKPYTEKHGPFSTAAPTTSPAPCLSNHHNKNHLILAFFAGVLLTLLLIAFIFLIIKSYRKCHSKPRVPDPHSDPPAKLSSIPGESLTHASMTFKLSEDKSNHLAENRSADFDPIVYAQIKVTN, encoded by the exons ATGGGAGGAATTAGCTCCACATCTAAACCCTACACTG AAAAACACGGCCCTTTCTCCACAGCAGCCCCAACAACTAGCCCTGCACCGTGTCTCTCTAACCACCACAA CAAAAACCATTTAATCCTTGCCTTTTTTGCTGGGGTTCTACTGACACTGCTGCTGATAGCCTTTATCTTCCTCATCATAAAGAGCTACAGAAAAT GTCACTCCAAGCCCCGGGTCCCGGATCCTCACTCAGATCCTCCGGCCAAG CTTTCATCCATCCCAGGAGAATCACTTACCCATGCCAGCATGACTTTCAAACTCTCAGAAGATAAGAGCAATCACTTGGCCGAGAACCGTTCTGCAGACTTTGACCCCATTGTCTATGCTCAAATTAAAGTGACAAACTAA